From the Deinococcus sonorensis KR-87 genome, the window GAAGGCATGCGGCTGCTGCGCCAGTTCGGGTCACGGTATCCCCGATGACCAGCCTCCTGTGACCTCGGCCGCCCACTCGCTCGAACTGGTGATCCTAATGGGGTTACCTGGAGGCGGCAAGACCACCTTCTACCGGAATCACTTCGCGGGGACGCACGCGCACGTGAGCAAGGACCTGTTCCCGAACAACCGGAATAAGACCCGTCGGCAGCAGTACCTGCTTGAGGAGGCGCTGTCCAGCGGAACGTCGGTGGTGCTGGACAACACCAATCCCACGGTGGACGACCGGGCCGGAGCAATTGCCCTGGCGCATGCGTTCGGGGCGGTGGTCTCCGGCTATGTGTTTCCCTGGATGTCGCGGCGGCCAGAGCACAGAACG encodes:
- a CDS encoding AAA family ATPase, which translates into the protein MGLPGGGKTTFYRNHFAGTHAHVSKDLFPNNRNKTRRQQYLLEEALSSGTSVVLDNTNPTVDDRAGAIALAHAFGAVVSGYVFPWMSRRPEHRTPSAWARPACRTSPSPPPPAASRRPSRRGLRGSLRRPPHPRRSLRRAFRPDEHRRL